One Salmo trutta chromosome 12, fSalTru1.1, whole genome shotgun sequence genomic region harbors:
- the uqcc3 gene encoding ubiquinol-cytochrome-c reductase complex assembly factor 3 yields MSGLRTVLVSTGFVGVVGIGYGMWSVITPGEERKREMLKNLPEANPLRMEETRKRNALMMQVLKEAAETDDNIARGLGPMRSQK; encoded by the exons ATGAGTGGTCTACGCACTGTCCTGGTCTCTACTGGGTTTGTCGGTGTGGTGGGCATTGGATATGGAATGTGGTCAGTGATTACaccaggagaggaaaggaagagggaAATGCTCAAG AATCTACCCGAAGCTAACCCACTGAGAATGGAGGAGACGAGGAAGAGGAACGCCCTCATGATGCAGGTGCTGAAGGAAGCTGCAGAGACCGATGACAACATTGCGAGAGGATTGGGCCCTATGAGATCCCAGAAATAG
- the faub gene encoding FAU ubiquitin like and ribosomal protein S30 fusion b, translated as MQLFVRAQTLHTFQVSGLETVADIKAHIEALEGLSCDDQVVFLCGEPLQDDAVIGQSALEFSTLEVTPRLLGGKVHGSLARAGKVRGQTPKVDKQEKKKKKTGRAKRRIQYNRRFVNVVPTFGKKKGPNANS; from the exons ATGCAGCTGTTTGTGCGTGCTCAGACTCTCCACACCTTTCAGGTGTCTGGGTTAGAAACTGTCGCTGACATCAAG GCTCATATTGAGGCATTGGAGGGACTCTCCTGTGATGACCAGGTGGTTTTTCTGTGCGGGGAACCCCTGCAGGATGATGCTGTGATTGGCCAATCGGCACTGGAGTTCAGCACTCTTGAGGTTACCCCCCGACTGTTGGGAG GCAAAGTCCATGGCTCCTTGGCCAGAGCGGGGAAAGTCAGGGGACAGACTCCCAAG GTGGATAagcaggagaagaagaaaaagaagactgGTAGGGCTAAAAGGAGGATCCAGTATAATAGGCGCTTTGTGAATGTGGTACCAACATTTGGCAAGAAGAAGGGACCCAACGCCAACTCATAA